The DNA sequence TTCTTTATTCATAGCTTATTGCTATGACACGACGTTGTCGTGTGTCTTTCTTTGTTCATCCGATAGGTAACCTTTTCTGATTCCACCATATCACATGCGCCCCCGGGACATGATGGCTCGCTAACATATGGCGAACTTTATGCAAAATGAAGCGAAATCGTGGCCGGGAGTCGCGGTGGGGAGAGGGGTGCCTGTGAAAACAGTGGAGAACTGTGCATGCGGTCGTCAGTGGAAAACCCGCAGATTTCTCTGCAAGCCACTGACTTTACAGTAAATTGCACCGACCCGTTGATGTGGCCATCCCCACAGCGATCAAAAACTTCGTTCAAAGATGTTGGTATGTGATTTTCATCTAATGTAGCTTTCGGTCTAACCCCCATCCAGGGCGGGGTGTTGCCAAACAAGAAGGAAAACGCATGGCGACTCTCCATTATGCATCAGGCGGTTCGGCTGCCGAAGTTGCGGGCGCCGGATTTAACCTGGCGGACGTTCAGTATCTTTCGCAGGTCAATGAGCTGCCCAGCGGAATGAAGGGGCTTGTCTATCTAAGCGCTCATGACGGGGTGACCTCGTCGTTCATCGAAAAAGTCACGCCCTTCCTCAACAATCCAAAAGTGTTTGGATTTTTCCTGATGGACGAGCCGGATCCTACCGGCAGATGGGGCACCTACGCGAGTGCGGCAAATCTGAAGGCTGAATCCGACTGGATCCATTCCCACTTCCCGGGCGCCAAGACCTTCATCACCATGATGAATATGGGGTCGTCCACCAACCCGGACTTTTCCAACACCTATAATCCCGCCAACACCGGGATCGACTACTATGGACTGGACCCATACCCGGTTCGCACGGGGATAAGCAGCGTCGACTACAACATGATCGACAGAGCCGTGGCAGCGGCCGTGAAATCAGGCATTCCGGCTGACAAGATCGTTCCTGTATATCAGACATTTGGCGGCGGCGGTTGGCAGACGGACACCGGCGGCAAGCACGTCATGCCAACGTCGACCCAAATGCAAACGATGATCGATCACTGGGCAAAGCTGGTTCCGTCCCCAGCCTTCGACTATGCGTATGCCTGGGGTTCTCAGAATGGCGACACCGCCCTGGAGAACTCCCCTGAGTTGCAGGCCGTTTTTCGCCAGCACAACCTCGCCAGCCCTAGTCCTTCGACACCGCCTCCGAGTTCCGAGCCGACAACGCCTACGCCCACCACGCCGACTGTCCCCGATCCCACGCAGTCGACCCATCACATCTTCCATGGCGGCCCTGGCGCGGACGTATTTCATTCGACCAGCGGGGACGACGTTTACTATGTCAACAATGCACATGATAAGGTGATGGAGGCATCAGGCGGCGGCTTCGACAAGGTGGTCGCCTCGGTCAGCTACGCATTGTCTGCTGGTTCGCATGTCGAGCAACTCTCGACCGACAAGACGGGCGGCACACATACGATCAACTTGACGGGCAACGAGTTCGGCCAGGCGATCAATGGCAATTACGGCTCCAACAAGATCGATGGTCGAGGCGGCGCCGATACAATGAAAGGCTATGGCGGCAACGACACCTATTTTGTCGACAATGTGCATGACAAGGTGGTGGAGCAGCCAGGCAACGGCAAGGACGCGGTGTTCGCCTCGGTGAGCTATGCTCTCTCGGCGGGTTCATCCGTCGAGAAACTTGCGACCACGCAGGCTTCGGGAACGGGGCAAATCAACCTGACGGGCAACGAGTTTGCCCAGACGATCCAAGGAAATGCCGGCGCCAACAAGATCAATGGCGGGGGTGGTTCCGATACGCTGACGGGCTTTGGCGGCAAGGACGTCTTCGTGTTCAACACCGCGCTTGGCTCTGGAAATGTCGACAAGATAACCGACTTCAAGGTTTCCCAGGACAAAATCCAACTTGATCACAGCGTATTCAGCGGACTCCAGCAGGGCGCCCTTTCGGCCGCGAACTTTCACATCGGCAAAGGTGCGCATGATGGAAGCGACCACGTCATCTATAACAGTTCGACCGGCGCGCTCTCTTTCGACAGTGACGGTATCGGCGGCCATGCTCAGACGCAGTTTGCGACCGTTGCTCCGCATCTCTCAATTGGCGCGAGCTCCTTTTTCGTGGTTTGACGCGCGCAGTTGTGCTTCCGGCAGGAGCTGAGCGCTCCTGCCGGTCGGCTTCTCCGCTCGCCGTCGAGTTGAGCGCGCACGCCGCTTTTTGGGCTAAAAACGGCTGCCGTCCGAGGCATTGCGGGAACATTCTGCCTTGATCGTGGTTTGGTGCCATCGCGCAGGGGATGGATGACGTGCCAAGCTACGAAGTCGAGGAGATTTTCGCCGGCCAAGTCGTGGTGACCCACAAGGTAGTCGCACCAACTCCGTTTCGAGCAGCCAAGCTCGCGACAAACCGGGAAATCACGCTTCGTGCTTCCGAGGTCCGCTGGATCCGGGTATTCGAGCAGGACGGCCGCCGCCGAGCCTATGAATATACGTTCTCGGATCGACCTCAACCCACCCCAACGAGCAATCTTGATAGTCCGATCACCCGTTCGCGATGAATGCGCATTCGCGCGGCTGATCCCATAGCGCACGGCGTCTCGATCCAAACAGTCCAGCCCGCGGTCTGACCCTTGCGCCGTTGGCACGCAAGCATGGTTCTAGTTGCGTCATTCGAACGGACGAGGACAACGGCCAGCCCTGCCCGTAGCCTGAATTGCTGGTGTAAATCGCAACGAAATCGGGCCATGGGAAACGATCCAAGTTCGAGCCGCTTATGGGAGCCGAAGGCCCGCTGGATTTCGGGAGCGGCACGATGAACCCGCACCTGGTTTGCATCGGCGGCGAGGATCACGCCCTGAGGATCTCGTTTCTGATGGAACTCCGCGAGCGGGGTTTTCGGGTCACCGCGGTCTCGACGGGCGATGAAGCTCTGTTTTTACGGCACGGCATTCCGCACCGCCGCTACGAGTTCAATCGCTTTGCCAATGGCAGCGGCAAAGCCGGGACGATCAGGACATTGCGAAGGTTGTTGCGGGAACTCCGCCCCGACATCGTCCAAAGCTTCGATACGAAACCCAATTTGCTAACCCCGCTGGCGGTGCGGGGAGAAGTCCCGGTCGTCCGCACGATCAACGGCTTGGGCTGGACCTTCTCATCGCTGGAGCCGCGAGCCTTGGCCATGCGGCCCGCCTTCTGCGGTCTGCAGTGGGTTGCTTCCTTCTGGACTGCTGCCACGGTTTTCCAAAATCGCGACGACCAAGCCTTTTTTGAGCGCTATCGGCTGATCCCACGCGGCAGCGGACGCCTTATTCAGGGGTCGGGCATCGACGTCAATGCATTCGCGGTGGCAAGACGTCTTGCCTCATCACCAGCGGCAATGCGGCGGGAATTCGGACTGGAATCGGCCGAGATCGTCATTTTTGTC is a window from the Mesorhizobium australicum WSM2073 genome containing:
- a CDS encoding calcium-binding protein — translated: MATLHYASGGSAAEVAGAGFNLADVQYLSQVNELPSGMKGLVYLSAHDGVTSSFIEKVTPFLNNPKVFGFFLMDEPDPTGRWGTYASAANLKAESDWIHSHFPGAKTFITMMNMGSSTNPDFSNTYNPANTGIDYYGLDPYPVRTGISSVDYNMIDRAVAAAVKSGIPADKIVPVYQTFGGGGWQTDTGGKHVMPTSTQMQTMIDHWAKLVPSPAFDYAYAWGSQNGDTALENSPELQAVFRQHNLASPSPSTPPPSSEPTTPTPTTPTVPDPTQSTHHIFHGGPGADVFHSTSGDDVYYVNNAHDKVMEASGGGFDKVVASVSYALSAGSHVEQLSTDKTGGTHTINLTGNEFGQAINGNYGSNKIDGRGGADTMKGYGGNDTYFVDNVHDKVVEQPGNGKDAVFASVSYALSAGSSVEKLATTQASGTGQINLTGNEFAQTIQGNAGANKINGGGGSDTLTGFGGKDVFVFNTALGSGNVDKITDFKVSQDKIQLDHSVFSGLQQGALSAANFHIGKGAHDGSDHVIYNSSTGALSFDSDGIGGHAQTQFATVAPHLSIGASSFFVV
- a CDS encoding glycosyltransferase codes for the protein MNPHLVCIGGEDHALRISFLMELRERGFRVTAVSTGDEALFLRHGIPHRRYEFNRFANGSGKAGTIRTLRRLLRELRPDIVQSFDTKPNLLTPLAVRGEVPVVRTINGLGWTFSSLEPRALAMRPAFCGLQWVASFWTAATVFQNRDDQAFFERYRLIPRGSGRLIQGSGIDVNAFAVARRLASSPAAMRREFGLESAEIVIFVGRLTRLKGIPTLLEAIPHILSKRPHARFVLVGPRESEGPFAVEKSEIQRFASHVTVLGKRHDVPSLLGMADLFAFPTQYREGVPRVLLEAGLAGLPIVASRMPGCSDVVEDGWNGYLVTPRDARALADRIVDILSDRTLGAAMGQRSASLVRERFALPGIVDQYCDVYKSNLRTKSRGLLAPSPLESGIANRRLDGARQ